From Amphiprion ocellaris isolate individual 3 ecotype Okinawa chromosome 10, ASM2253959v1, whole genome shotgun sequence, one genomic window encodes:
- the LOC111576806 gene encoding rap guanine nucleotide exchange factor 4-like isoform X3 → MESGSNNDRLTDKDNMNSDSANKAHNKIPSEKLQRAGKVLRNAILSRAPHMIRDRKYHLKTYRQCCVGTELVDWLVLQSACVLTRSHAVGMWQALLEEGVLNHVDQELGFQDKYLFYRFLDDEEEDTPLPSEEEKRESEEELPETILFLAQIGPDALLRMILRKSPGQRTGDDLEIIYDELLHIKALAHLSNTVKRELASVVIFESHAKAGTVLFNQGEEGTSWYIIQKGSVNVVIYGKGVVCTLHEGDDFGKLALVTDSPRAASIVLREDNCHFLRVDKEDFNRILRDVEANTVRLKEHEQAVLVLEKSPRASTLGSIKYVYTVISGTPEKILEHFLETMRMDIHHSEPDPAVDDFVLMHCVFMPNSQMCPLLMAHYHAASPPGSEQERLEYALNSKRRALILALRWANTHTYLLQEEPAAISFLEELYGSLSNDSRMLRALKDLVPDLEKIVKFHSEEAKSTKKKTLIRQFSNGEERLQKKQPIRNQDDILLKVYCSDHTYTTIRVAVAATGREVISAVTDKLGTTDELLLVHFSSAGEKLILKPNDVSVFSTLSINGRLFACPREQLNSLTPLADQEGPSAGSMSTFELMSSKDLAYQMTMFDWELFSCVHEHELLYHTFGRHSFRRTTANLDLFLRRFNQVQLWVVTEVCLCGQLSKRVQLLKKFIKIAAHCREFRNLNSFFAIIMGMSNPAVSRLSQTWEKLPTKFKKFYAEFESMMDPSRNHRSYRLTVTKLEPPIIPFMPLLLKDMTFTHEGNKTFIDNMVNFEKMRIIANTIRQVRHCRSQAFNPDICQPNKNQAEVRGYVRKLCVIDNQRALTQLSYRLEPRRT, encoded by the exons ATGGAGAGTGGATCCAACAATGACA GACTCACAGACAAAGACAACATGAACTCAGACTCTGCAAACAAAGCTCACAACAAG ATTCCCTcagagaagctgcagagagCGGGGAAGGTTCTCCGCAACGCCATCCTATCCAGAGCACCGCACATGATTCGAGATAGGAAGTATCACCTCAAGACTTATAG ACAATGCTGTGTAGGCACAGAGCTGGTGGACTGGTTGGTGCTGCAGAGCGCCTGTGTGCTCACACGGTCCCATGCTGTTGGGATGTGGCAGGCACTGCTAGAAGAAGGAGTGCTTAACCATG TGGACCAGGAGCTGGGTTTCCAGGATAAATACCTGTTCTACCGTTTTCTTGAcgatgaggaggaggacacaCCGTTACCTagtgaggaggagaagagggagagtgAGGAAGAGCTGCCAGAGACCATCCTCTTCCTCGCTCAGATTGGCCCTGACGCACTGCTGCGCATGATCCTCAGGAAGTC GCCTGGTCAGAGGACAGGGGATGACCTAGAGATCATCTATGATGAGCTGCTTCACATCAAGGCCTTAGCTCACCTCTCCAACACT GTGAAGAGGGAACTGGCGAGTGTAGTGATCTTTGAGTCACATGCAAAAGCTGGAACTGTGT tGTTTAACCAAGGAGAAGAGGGCACGTCATGGTATATCATCCAGAAGGGCTCAGTTAATGTGGTCATCTATGGCAAG GGTGTGGTGTGCACGCTTCATGAGGGCGATGACTTTGGAAAGTTGGCCCTGGTTACAGATTCACCTCGAGCTGCCTCCATTGTCCTGAGAGAGGACAACTGCCACTTCCTTCGTGTGGATAAGGAAGACTTCAACAGGATACTCAGG GATGTGGAAGCCAACACAGTGCGTTTGAAAGAGCATGAACAAGCTGTGCTGGTGTTGGAAAAGAGTCCTCGAGCCTCCACGCTGGGAAGCATCAagtatgt atACACTGTGATATCAGGAACACCAGAGAAGATTCTTGAACACTTCCTGGAGACGATGAGAATGGACATACATCACAGCGAACCAG ACCCAGCAGTGGATGATTTTGTCCTCATGCACTGTGTCTTCATGCCCAACAGCCAGATGTGTCCTCTACTCATGGCACA CTACCATGCGGCGTCTCCTCCTGGCTCTGAGCAGGAGAGGTTGGAGTACGCACTCAACAGTAAGAGGAGGGCCCTCATTCTGGCCCTGCGCtgggcaaacacacacacatacctgcTACAAGAGGAACCCGCTGCAATCTCTTTCCTGGAG gAGCTGTACGGAAGTTTATCAAATGATTCTCGGATGCTGAGAGCTCTGAAAGACTTGGTTCCCGATCTGGAGAAAATCGTCAAATtcca CTCGGAAGAggcaaaatcaacaaaaaag AAGACCCTAATACGACAGTTCAGCAATGGAGAGGAAAGGCTGCAGAAGAAACAGCCCATTAGGAATCAAGACGACA tcCTTTTAAAGGTGTACTGCAGTGATCACACCTACACTACAATCAGGGTTGCTGTGGCAGCGACAGGAAGAGAAGTGATCAGCGCTGTGACTGACAAACTTGGCACCACTGATGAGCTCCTGTTGGTCCACTTCAGCTCCGCTGGTG AAAAGCTAATCTTGAAGCCTAACGACGTCTCGGTGTTTTCTACTTTGAGCATCAACGGCCGATTATTTGCTTGTCCTCGAGAACAGCTCAACAGTCTG aCTCCTCTTGCAGACCAGGAGGGTCCTTCTGCAGGCTCCATGTCAACTTTTGAGCTGATGAGCTCCAAGGACCTGGCTTATCAAATGACAATGTTTGACTGGGAGCTCTTCAGCTGTGTACATGAG CATGAGCTGCTCTACCACACGTTCGGCCGTCACAGCTTCAGACGAACCACGGCTAATCTGGACTTGTTCCTGAGGAGGTTCAACCAGGTCCAACTGTGGGTGGTCACTGAAGTCTGCCTGTGCGGTCAGCTCAGCAAGAGAGTCCAGCTCCTTAAGAAGTTCATCAAGATAGCTGCACA CTGTCGAGAATTTAGGAACCTGAATTCATTCTTTGCCATCATCATGGGGATGAGCAACCCAGCTGTCAGCAGACTGAGCCAGACGTGGGAG AAACTCCCCACCAAGTTTAAGAAGTTCTACGCCGAGTTTGAGAGCATGATG GACCCATCTAGAAACCACCGATCCTACCGACTTACTGTTACCAAGCTGGAACCGCCAATCATTCCCTTTATGCCGCTCCTTCTCAAAG atATGACGTTTACACATGAAGGCAACAAGACATTCATTGACAACATGGTCAACTTTGAGAAAATG CGTATTATAGCCAACACAATTCGGCAAGTGAGGCACTGTAGAAGCCAAGCATTCA ATCCCGACATCTGCCAGCCGAACAAGAACCAGGCGGAGGTTCGGGGTTACGTTAGGAAGCTCTGTGTGATTGACAACCAGAGGGCGCTGACGCAGCTCTCCTACAGGCTGGAACCTCGGCGGACATGA